In the Malania oleifera isolate guangnan ecotype guangnan chromosome 1, ASM2987363v1, whole genome shotgun sequence genome, one interval contains:
- the LOC131149690 gene encoding uncharacterized protein LOC131149690 produces MEQLFIDHFLSNRRIVKTTAHLMSIVQGERETLKKFMHRFNAATLEIRNLDMGLALAALTTALQPGSFLYSLRKNPPMDMGELMARAQKYINLEEMMDTRGSRIELKKKGNSRKMGESSKSAKRHEATTGYLSRFIKKEDPSREPHEQRRPNANDKDEQFTGEIAVIFGESASGGDSRGTRKRYAKQVLLVEKGKPNRKRSRQGEDIIFDSRDEEGVQQPHNDALVLSLLVANYKFRHVLIDNGSSKNIMFWSVVEGMKIGKERLKPIATPLVGFGGDVVHPVGTIILPVTMGTTPQQVSSLTEFLVVDWPSVYNIILGRLLLNAV; encoded by the exons ATGGAACAACTATTCATCGACCACTTCCTAAGTAATCGGAGGATTGTCAAAACAACAGCCCACCTAATGAGCATAGTCCAGGGAGAGAGGGAGACACTAAAGAAATTCATGCATCGCTTCAACGCCGCAACCCTGGAGATCCGCAATCTAGACATGGGGTTAGCATTGGCAGCCCTAACTACAGCTCTCCAACCTGGAAGCTTCCTGTACTCGCTAAGAAAAAACCCACCGATGGATATGGGGGAGTTGATGGCCCGAGCGCAAAAGTACATCAACTTGGAAGAGATGATGGACACCAGGGGAAGTCGCATTGAGTTGAAGAAGAAAGGGAATAGCCGGAAGATGGGCGAATCCTCCAAATCCGCGAAGAGACATGAGGCCACTAC GGGATACCTATCAAGGTTTATCAAGAAGGAAGATCCGTCAAGGGAACCTCACGAACAAAGGAGACCCAACGCAAACGATAAGGACGAACAATTCACAGGGGAGATTGCAGTGATCTTCGGAGAATCTGCTAGTGGAGGAGACAGCAGAGGCACACGCAAAAGGTACGCTAAACAGGTGCTCTTAGTGGAGAAAGGGAAACCAAATAGAAAAAGAAGCAGACAAGGGGAAGATATCATCTTCGACAGCCGAGACGAAGAAGGGGTACAACAACCACACAATGACGCACTGGTACTCTCCTTATTGGTGGCAAACTACAAATTCAGGCACGTATTAATAGATAATGGGAGCTCGAAAAACATTATGTTCTGGTCAGTAGTGGAAGGGATGAAAATTGGAAAGGAAAGACTCAAACCAATTGCAACCCCCTTGGTTGGGTTTGGTGGAGATGTGGTTCATCCTGTAGGGACAATCATACTACCTGTGACAATGGGAACAACCCCACAGCAAGTTAGTTCATTGACAGAGTTCTTGGTGGTTGATTGGCCCTCAGTATACAATATCATATTAGGTCGCCTTTTGCTTAATGCAGTCTGA